One part of the Trypanosoma brucei brucei TREU927 chromosome 4, complete sequence genome encodes these proteins:
- a CDS encoding TPR-repeat-containing chaperone protein DNAJ, putative (similar to Cysteine string protein. (Swiss-Prot:Q03751) [Drosophila melanogaster]; similar to DnaJ homolog subfamily C member 5 (Cysteine string protein) (CSP). (Swiss-Prot:Q9H3Z4) [Homo sapiens;]), with protein sequence MSHHIQLPCFAETITSSGTLFPNISGGKPQKKPEMNSVRHPQRPVRTQKKRNKPMSRVAPSEYPQWEFKHRMKGNQETQKSVLSRSPGGTLKDLTAALWQTANEEGSCRRLIVANENIQWRCILRAMGGGSAEKVLPSMELESRGMRLLASKDYAGAHVCFSRIIRQHPNSKTAHCRRAICDWHLLLFDECIEDARRGIDTDKDMLSLLCRSLVVRERYRDAWRWYDYGLKELAPSADDPHNVKWTAECTALPVLQKFRSCIEEKKWKEALCSSDAARPLIDDTPLILLEARALLYVSPTAARTLLMEYVPTIPRPTSLRMDVSLEEQAVWRSVNEHYVQASVVLAQANVYCGSKYLEFAAALVQTCLTLSPGFGPALVLGYYLVSLEEVLVRVADLFGKKRYVDAIPHINEGLGLDKSNRLMCAHLYCMRAEVHSHCGRYNNAVDDCTSAIDMDPSCAKAYACRAEAHYQLGCRAEAALDRLTAVKFDPELSHILRGDEEQSLPKMEANGSSQPRNGQKRCIPRWYDAFLRKDDFATDPFEKTEKENSTPVVRTMNSMTLYDALELPFGATIDDVRSQYKKLTLKYHPDRVIGESPGMQEAALEKFKRVSRAHEVLSNPEEKLLYDVSLGMTFSAAT encoded by the coding sequence ATGAGTCACCATATCCAACTGCCTTGCTTTGCGGAGACAATAACATCTAGTGGCACTCTGTTCCCAAATATCAGCGGAGGGAAACCACAGAAAAAACCTGAAATGAACTCTGTCCGGCATCCTCAGCGGCCGGTGAGGACACAGAAGAAGCGAAATAAACCAATGAGTAGAGTGGCCCCTAGTGAGTACCCGCAGTGGGAATTTAAACATCGCATGAAGGGAAACCAAGAGACGCAAAAGTCAGTACTTTCTCGCTCTCCTGGAGGAACACTGAAGGACTTGACGGCGGCCCTTTGGCAAACAGCCAATGAGGAAGGGTCATGTCGTCGTTTGATAGTTGCTAATGAGAACATCCAGTGGAGATGTATTCTTCGAGCTATGGGAGGGGGTTCTGCCGAAAAGGTGCTCCCATCCATGGAGTTGGAGAGCCGTGGGATGCGGCTGCTTGCCTCTAAGGACTACGCTGGTGCCCACGTTTGCTTCAGCCGTATCATCAGACAACATCCAAATTCAAAAACGGCCCACTGCCGGCGCGCGATATGCGACTGGCACCTGTTGCTCTTTGACGAATGTATTGAAGACGCTCGCAGGGGCATCGATACAGACAAAGATATGTTGAGTCTCCTCTGTCGTTCGTTAGTCGTCCGTGAGAGATATCGGGACGCATGGCGCTGGTATGACTATGGGCTGAAAGAGCTCGCTCCGTCAGCGGATGATCCACACAATGTCAAATGGACGGCGGAGTGTACCGCCCTGCCGGTGTTGCAGAAGTTCCGCTCCTGtattgaagaaaagaagtggaaggagGCGTTATGTTCCTCGGATGCCGCGCGGCCCCTTATCGACGATACGCCGCTGATACTTTTGGAAGCGAGAGCACTGCTGTACGTGTCCCCAACTGCAGCACGAACACTTCTGATGGAATATGTGCCGACCATACCTCGCCCAACGTCGCTCCGTATGGACGTATCATTGGAAGAACAAGCAGTTTGGCGGAGTGTAAATGAGCACTACGTTCAGGCATCGGTTGTGTTGGCACAAGCAAATGTATATTGTGGAAGCAAATATCTAGAGTTCGCCGCTGCTCTCGTGCAAACGTGCCTGACACTCAGCCCTGGTTTCGGCCCAGCCCTTGTGCTCGGGTATTATCTCGTATCACTCGAGGAGGTTCTTGTTCGGGTGGCGGATTTATTCGGTAAGAAAAGGTACGTAGACGCCATTCCTCACATTAATGAGGGTTTAGGGTTGGACAAATCCAACCGTTTGATGTGCGCACACTTGTATTGCATGCGTGCAGAGGTGCATAGCCATTGTGGCAGGTATAACAATGCTGTTGATGACTGCACCTCCGCCATTGATATGGACCCCAGTTGTGCGAAGGCCTACGCATGCCGTGCAGAGGCGCACTACCAGTTGGGTTGCCGAGCCGAAGCTGCTCTGGATAGACTGACTGCCGTAAAGTTTGATCCAGAGTTGAGCCACATCTTGCGTGGTGATGAGGAGCAGTCGCTTCCTAAGATGGAAGCAAATGGCTCCTCACAGCCACGAAATGGGCAAAAAAGGTGCATACCCCGGTGGTATGATGCCTTTTTGAGAAAGGATGATTTCGCAACCGATCCTTTTGAGAAGACAGAGAAGGAAAACTCGACGCCAGTAGTTCGGACGATGAATTCGATGACCTTGTATGACGCCTTAGAGCTTCCCTTTGGAGCTACCATTGATGATGTCCGGTCTCAGTATAAAAAACTCACCCTGAAGTATCACCCGGATCGGGTTATTGGCGAGTCACCAGGTATGCAAGAGGCTGCACTGGAAAAATTTAAGCGTGTTAGCAGGGCACATGAAGTTCTTTCTAATCCCGAGGAAAAGCTACTCTACGATGTTTCCCTTGGAATGACTTTTTCAGCGGCTACATGA